A DNA window from Vigna angularis cultivar LongXiaoDou No.4 chromosome 1, ASM1680809v1, whole genome shotgun sequence contains the following coding sequences:
- the LOC108337938 gene encoding putative E3 ubiquitin-protein ligase RF298: MSPSVSCQEKGSRNKRKFRADPPLEEPNKIILAPPQLECRSYEFSAEKFKITPSHGQATACDVCGASQDHSDRLKLGLGLYSPGTSEVGPSQSKEEPQTNEISDADWSDLTEAQLEELVLSNLDTIFKSSIKKIVACGYTEEVATKAVLRPGICYGCKDTVSNIVDNTLAFIRNGQEIDISRELYFEDLVQLGKYVLAELVCVLREVRPSFSIGDAMWRLLICDMNVSHACAMDLCSLGSDNTANDVSSSQAESQSKPETKVPELSLLGPSKSVPAGSHPKKPFVTAFRGLSNMNSQIIGGTSKNEGASWESDCTTKTFSASGTSQSALMEEKYGTARKVHSSSSRRDYILRHKTFHGEKGHRSCGSKGSSRGGKANGLGGLIFDKKLKPVSESSAINFRGAPLQISKAMEMNMTQDNINANFLSNAGTPTPTAFNIDSSDGVSGLTDNSYAIHAANTTPAFCYPVSLSTTNTDLSLSLSSKIKPSTEPDGSNNATPSSFKGMPCYQFPNQWMPHDGKNEMILKLVPRVRELQNQLQEWTEWVNQKVMQATRRLSKEKAELQTLRQEKEEVERLKKEKQSLEENTLKKLSEIENALCKVSGQVERANATVQKLEMEKVALRKEMEAAKLRAIETAASCQEVSRREKKTQLKFQSWEKQKSLFQEELMIEKRKLAQLLQELEQARMQHEQVEGRWQQEEKAKRELLQQASSIRKEIEQIEESGNSKENMIKLKAERNLQRHKDDIQKLEKEISQLRLKTDSSKIAALRMGIDGSYASKCLYMKNGTTPKESQASFISELVINHPTRGGVKRERECVMCLSEEMTVVFLPCAHQVVCTTCNELHEKQGMQDCPSCRSLIQQRIAVRFPRT; the protein is encoded by the exons ATGTCTCCTTCAGTTTCTTGCCAAGAGAAAGGAAGTAGGAACAAAAGGAAATTCAGGGCTGATCCACCTTTAGAGGAGCCAAATAAGATCATTCTTGCACCACCTCAACTCGAGTGCCGCAGCTATGAATTCTCTGCTGAGAAGTTTAAAATAACCCCTAGTCATGGGCAAGCCACTGCTTGTGACGTGTGTGGTGCCAGCCAAGATCATTCAGATAGACTGAAGCTCGGCCTTGGATTATACAGCCCTGGAACATCTGAGGTCGGGCCCAGTCAATCTAAAGAAGAACCTCAGACAAATGAAATTAGTGATGCAGATTGGAGCGATCTCACAGAAGCCCAGCTGGAAGAACTTGTGTTGAGTAATTTGGACACCATTTTCAAGagttccataaaaaaaattgtagcaTGTGGCTACACTGAAGAAGTGGCGACGAAGGCCGTATTAAGACCCGGCATCTGTTATGGATGTAAAGACACTGTGTCTAATATTGTTGATAATACTCTAGCCTTTATTAGAAATGGCCAAGAGATTGATATATCGCGAGAGCTCTATTTTGAAGATTTAGTACAGCTTGGGAAGTATGTCTTGGCTGAATTGGTTTGTGTTCTTCGAGAGGTTAGGCCATCCTTCAGTATTGGGGATGCAATGTGGCGTTTGTTAATCTGTGACATGAATGTGTCACATGCTTGTGCAATGGATTTATGTAGTTTAGGTAGCGATAATACTGCTAATGACGTTTCATCTAGCCAAGCAGAATCACAATCAAAACCAGAAACTAAAGTCCCTGAATTGAGTCTTCTAGGTCCTAGTAAATCAGTTCCTGCAGGTTCTCATCCAAAGAAACCCTTTGTGACTGCATTTCGTGGTTTGAGCAACATGAATTCTCAAATTATTGGTGGAACCTCAAAGAATGAGGGTGCCAGTTGGGAATCTGATTGCACTACTAAAACATTCAGCGCTTCTGGAACATCTCAGTCTGCTCTGATGGAAGAGAAGTATGGAACAGCTAGAAAGGTCCATTCTAGTAGCAGCAGGAGAGACTACATACTTCGACACAAGACATTTCATGGAGAAAAAGGTCATCGTTCTTGTGGGTCAAAAGGGTCTTCAAGAGGAGGGAAGGCGAATGGCTTAGGTGGTTTAATCTTCGATAAAAAACTTAAACCTGTGTCAGAATCATCTGCCATAAATTTCAGGGGTGCACCATTACAGATAAGTAAGGCAATGGAAATGAATATGACTCAAGACAATATTAATGCTAATTTCTTAAGTAATGCTGGAACTCCTACGCCCACTGCATTCAACATAGATTCTTCGGATGGAGTTTCTGGATTGACCGATAATTCATATGCAATTCATGCAGCAAATACCACACCCGCATTCTGTTATCCAGTTTCATTATCAACTACCAATACagatctttctctctctttgtcTTCAAAAATCAAGCCTTCTACAGAACCCGATGGCAGCAATAATGCAACACCTAGTAGTTTTAAGGGAATGCCATGCTACCAGTTCCCAAACCAGTGGATGCCTCATGATGGAAAGAATGAAATGATTTTGAAGTTGGTTCCAAGGGTTCGGGAGCTGCAAAATCAGCTTCAAGAATGGACAGAGTGGGTAAATCAGAAGGTTATGCAAGCTACTCGCCGTCTGAGTAAAGAAAAGGCTGAACTTCAGACACTAAGGCAAGAGAAAGAGGAGGTTGAACGTCTTAAGAAAGAGAAGCAATCTCTAGAGGAAAATACCTTAAAGAAGCTTTCTGAGATAGAAAATGCCTTGTGTAAAGTTAGTGGGCAGGTAGAGCGAGCTAATGCCACTGTCCAGAAGCTTGAGATGGAGAAGGTTGCATTGAGGAAAGAGATGGAGGCTGCTAAGCTACGTGCTATAGAAACTGCTGCAAGCTGTCAAGAGGTATCaaggagagaaaagaagacACAACTGAAGTTTCAGTCATGGGAAAAGCAGAAATCCTTGTTTCAAGAAGAGCTAATGATTGAAAAACGGAAATTAGCACAGTTGTTGCAGGAATTGGAACAAGCGCGAATGCAACATGAGCAAGTTGAG GGTAGATGGCAGCAGGAAGAAAAGGCAAAAAGGGAGCTTCTCCAACAGGCTAGTTCTATAAGAAAGGAAATAGAACAAATCGAGGAATCAGGAAATTCCAAGGAGAATATGATCAAATTAAAAGCAGAAAGGAATCTACAAAGACACAAAGATGACATCCAAAAACTCGAAAAGGAAATTTCCCAACTAAGACTGAAGACAGACTCTTCAAAAATTGCTGCACTGAGAATGGGCATTGATGGAAGCTATGCCAGCAAGTGTTTGTACATGAAAAATGGCACTACTCCGAAGGAATCTCAGGCTTCTTTTATCTCTGAACTAGTCATTAACCACCCCACAAGAGGTGGCGTGAAACGAGAACGGGAATGTGTGATGTGCCTTTCGGAGGAGATGACAGTGGTGTTTCTCCCATGTGCTCATCAAGTTGTTTGCACAACTTGTAATGAACTCCATGAGAAGCAGGGTATGCAAGATTGTCCTTCGTGCAGGAGCCTCATTCAGCAGCGAATTGCTGTGCGCTTTCCTCGTACTTGA